A single region of the Nicotiana sylvestris chromosome 6, ASM39365v2, whole genome shotgun sequence genome encodes:
- the LOC104241046 gene encoding peroxidase 27-like produces the protein MAFSRHIVVLILQLMLVPLAFNLCNAQGLKYGFYSKTCPGVESIVRKTTAQFISKAPTLAAPLLRMQFHDCFVRGCDGSVMLNSTKNNQAERDAIPNQSLRGFQVINGVKSALENKCPGVVSCADIVALVARDAVSMINGPYWKVPLGRRDGRVSIMLEALTLLPPPFANISTLKSQFASVGLNAKDLVVLSGGHTIGTSHCFAFTNRMYNFTGNGDADPTMDPNYIAGLKLKCSPTDVTTLVEMDPGSFKTFDEKYYTLVAKRRGLFQSDSALLDDIETRAYVKRQALTHGKTFFKDFAKSMVKMGKIGVLTGQAGEIRKHCDFVN, from the exons ATGGCTTTCTCAAGGCATATTGTAGTGCTCATTCTTCAATTGATGCTTGTCCCTCTTGCCTTTAACCTTTGTAATGCACAAGGCTTGAAATATGGCTTCTACAGCAAAACATGTCCTGGAGTTGAATCAATTGTGAGAAAGACAACTGCTCAATTCATATCTAAGGCACCAACTCTAGCTGCTCCTTTGCTTAGGATGCAGTTCCATGATTGCTTTGTTAGG GGATGTGATGGTTCTGTAATGCTAAACTCAACCAAGAATAATCAAGCTGAGAGAGATGCCATTCCAAACCAATCTCTAAGAGGATTCCAAGTGATTAATGGTGTAAAATCTGCACTAGAAAACAAGTGTCCAGGTGTTGTATCTTGTGCAGATATCGTAGCCTTAGTAGCTCGGGATGCAGTTTCTATG ATTAACGGACCATATTGGAAAGTTCCTTTGGGAAGAAGAGATGGGAGAGTGTCAATCATGTTAGAAGCCTTGACCCTTTTACCACCTCCATTTGCTAACATCTCAACCCTTAAATCACAGTTTGCCTCTGTTGGTTTGAATGCAAAAGACCTTGTGGTTCTATCAG GTGGACATACCATTGGAACTTCCCATTGTTTCGCTTTCACAAACAGAATGTACAATTTCACAGGGAATGGTGATGCTGATCCAACAATGGATCCAAACTACATTGCTGGTTTGAAGCTAAAATGCAGTCCAACTGATGTAACAACACTTGTAGAAATGGATCCAGGAAGTTTCAAAACTTTTGATGAAAAATATTACACACTTGTGGCTAAAAGGAGAGGGCTTTTTCAGTCTGATTCTGCACTTCTTGATGATATTGAGACCAGAGCTTATGTTAAACGTCAAGCTCTTACCCATGGTAAAACGTTTTTCAAAGACTTTGCAAAATCTATGGTGAAAATGGGAAAGATTGGTGTCTTGACTGGTCAAGCTGGTGAAATCAGGAAACATTGTGATTTTGTTAATTAA